CAAGGATATATTCTTGGACTAAGAAGGAAGTAACTGTGCCAGACGTGATTTTTATTGCACTTTCAAAAGGCACGCTATGTACACAGACTTCCCCCTGCACACAACCTTCCAGGTAGCTGTAATCTCAGGTTCTTTTCCATTAAGCGTTAAGTAACATCTGTTATCAAATCACATGTATATTATAAACGTTTGCCACGCACCGTGTCAGGTTCGGCCTCCCTGTACTCTTTCACGATAATCCGCATTGTCTGGGAGGCACTCAGGGAAGCGAGGAGCCTTCTGTCCAAACCAAAAGCTTCCTGTCAGGGGTGACATTGACTTTCACCTTAACGCCACCGGGGACCAAGCCAACTACCTCCTCGTTTAAACGTTCAGCTTCATTCCAGGGCAAGAGCTGAAACCGCCAGGAAGGACTGGAAGAGAAGTAAATCTTTATGCCAACAGCACGGCAATGATTCATGATACAACTGGAGCAGAATTTGAAAATCTACCATTAGGAGGGTGAAAGGGGGTTTCAAGACAGCAAAATCTTTGATGTGTTGATATCTACAGGAGTCAGTGGTGCTGGACAAGTGCTCTTCCACTTTGGTGTCCACGGCAACATCAGCATCTCCCCTTGGTCAAGGTAGTCTGGGGATGACCCAGGTAAAGAACATTAGGAAAAAGCACTTTGTGTACATTTAAATGGggtgtgctttttaaaaaaaacactgcgAAGACCTTTGGCCCTTTCACAGGCCAAACAACTTCAGCAGCTGTGAGATGGGTGTTATTAATATTGGGGCAGCAAGTGACTGGGCAGAGAATTGGCTGCAGTGTCAACCTTTTTGCACCAGGTGCTAAAGTTATGCACAATAGATCTTGTGATCCCAGCATGCCACTAAGAACACAAGTGCATTCCCACAGGTGTTTTTCCACATTGACGTGACAGATGTTGCAAGCATGAAAAGAGCTGGTAAGGATGCTGATTTTTCCCAAAGATGCTCTTTTGTGGCACCTCTTACCCACACATCCCTGCAGCTATGAGAAACCTCTGCGTGATGACAGCAGTGGTGTTAAGAAATCTTGCGGCTCCCACCGCCAAAGAGAACAGTGTCGCTGCCCACTTCCAAATTCCTTCTGTTGCCCCTTCCCTGTCACTGCTTTCTTTTGGAGCCTTTCCTATTTCATTCctcttggcttttctttctcctcccaccGGCTGGGATTTGGCTTGTGTTTCCCTTTGCAAAGGATGGCAAAGCTGAGTTCCTTTCTACAGCTCCTTCCAAGATCAGGCATTTCAGTGCCTGGAGCACAAGACAATCCAGGCGGATTAGTCATTTCCTCATTCTCCAAACTCCAGCCGTAGCCAGAGGCCCGCAGAGGAGACGCTGCCCGATGTAACTGTAATGCAAAGCTGGCAGTGCCAAACAATTCTATTTCTCCTCCTTGGCCGGGGCTGTTTCACTCTGATTGCTGACAAACTGCCCTGCTCTGTTCCTGTGGGAGCTGCAGTGCTTCATGACCCTCCTTGGCAGCCCTGCCCCACTTGTCCTGCTCATTCCCACCTGCATTCGCTGGTGCCAGCAGGCAAAGATACTTTGCTCCTctcgtttccttgggctttttagCTCCTTTTGTTGGCACCTTTCTCCATGTCTGTGCTTCATCCCCAACACAGTAGTCCTTCCAGTCCCTCTAACCACAGCAGGAGGTAGATTTGTAAACAATAGTGCTTCAGAATGACACGTCAGTGTGATATGTTACCAAACGGTACGGCTTTTTATCTACAAATATATTGAAAatcaatgagaatattccaaGAAAGAGCAAGATCTTGAAGTTTCTCGTTCCTACCAACGTTGTTACTCATGGTGTGCACGGAGAAGGGGCAGTGGGTGACATCCCTGGAGCACCCCACAGCTCGGGGGTCACTGCGGTGCCGAGGGGAGGCCCTTGGCggtgggggctgcggggcccCCGGGGCGTTCGGGGAGCTGCCAGGGGGATGATGCGGGTCCCTGCGTGAGCGCGGGGGTTGGGGCAGCGGTGCGAGGTCGGACGGAGACTCCGGGGGTAGCGGGGGCGGCGGAGAGGGATCGCAATAGAGGGGCCGCCGAAAAGCCTTTTACAAGCGGGGTTTCCGTAGTGTAGTGGTTATCACGTTCGCCTAACACGCGAAAGGTCCCCGGTTCGAAACCGGGCGGAAACACCGGCAGGGTTGCCGTTTTGCTTCACTGCGCTCTTGAAAGTGAGGAGCGCTGCCCCCTGCTGGGCACGCGGGTGGTACCACATCTCCGAAATTTAAAAACACCCTTCTTGGATGAGCTGTAACTGCACGCGCAGCGACGCTGGGACCCCTGCGGGCTGCCGCGTTACGAGGTGCGTTAAACCCGTGTGTTTTACCGATCCAGGGCGCACGGAGAGGAtctgcagggcaggagctgcGTTAGGTCCCTCCCGCCCGCCTCTCGGGCACCGCAACGCGTcccgccggccccgctccgGCTGCGGgtcccgctccgctccgccggGTGCGACTACATCTCCCGGCATGCACTGCTCCTCGCCCCGCTAACgccgggccccgccgcggcGCGCTGCATTATGGGAGTTGTAGTCAGCACTTCCCCGACCCTCCCGGGAAGCCGTTCGCAGCGCAGCcccgccctgccctgcccgTTCCCCTCAGAGGGACGGGTCGTGGCCCCGTTCCCGCTCCCGTTTCCCGTTGTGTCCTCCGGTGCCACCGCTGCACCCCCAGCCGCCCGGACGGGCGCGACACCGGAAGTCACCTCCCGGAAGCGGCACTCTCGGCGTCATCAGAACATGGCGGCCTGAGGCGAAAGGCGCTTCCCTGCCCGTCCCCTCCGCAGGTGCGTGAGGCGCCGCCGCCACCCTCCTGCCGGCccgggggcggccccgccggcGCCGCAGCGGCTCtcggggcgggcgggcagcgccAGGGGCACGGACGGCGCCTGGTCAGCCGGACCTGGGcgcgggggacacgggggtggcggggccgggcccggccgAGGGCGGGCGCTGCGGGTCCGTCCCGTCCCGCGGCGAGTGGAGCCGGGGGGGCCGCGGCTGCTGTTACCCGGCGGCACCGCGGCTGCTCCCCTGGCACCGAGGCGGCTCTTCCCCCGGACCCCCGATGGCCGCTCGGGACGCCCCGTCCGGGCTCTGCCCGTCCCCGACCTCCGCGGCGAGGAGCGCGGCTGAGCCCCGGGAGCGGCTCGGTCCGAGCCTCGGGCGGCTCCTTTCTGCCACGGGCCCCTTGGAGCCCAGTTTTGACACGATGGCTCGTAAGATTAGGCGAGGTAATCCTCTCGTCTGGGTGGGGGAGTGGACACGTCTCTGCCCTCGCCCCCTCGGTCAGTCTCTAAAATTAGCAGCTCCCCAAGCGAAGAAGGATCCACCCATCTCCCTGTACTTCGCACAAAAAGCGCCACTGCGCCAACTGTCCTGCAGGATTCAAGTGCAGAGTCTTCTCTAATCATTAACTTACTCTGTTAGGGTGGGAAACAAAGTTAAATCCTGTATGTAAAtcgattgttttgttttgttttgttttcccagatcAGGACGAAGAGGCCGCATCTCGTTATCAAAATGCAGTGTTCCCATCACTGTGAGCACCTTTTGGAGAGACTGAACAAGCAGCGAGAAGCCGGCTTTCTGTGTGACTGCACTGTTGTTATTGGCGAATTCCAGTTCAAAGCACACAGAAATGTGCTTGCCTCCTTCAGCGAGTACTTCGGGGCGTTTTACAGAGACGCATCTGACAATAATGTTGTTTTGGATCAGACTCAAGTGAAAGCTGATGGATTCCAAAAACTCCTGGAATTTATTTATACGGGAAACTTAAACCTTGACAGGTAACATACGCTATTAAAGGGAGAAACAGAATAGGGAAATAAACTTTGTGTTAAGGCAGCACTGGGATTTTTGTTCTCTGTAATAAGTTCTGGAGGAACAAATAGTAGCAGGTATTATATGTATTAGATGTTGAAGATAATctggttttatgttttaaaataccgAATGGTATATGAGTGCCAAAACAAAGATATGTTGTCTGATATTTCACTGATTGATAGTTTCACTCTCTGAGCCTTTCTGTATTAATTGGAAGGGATTAACAATCTTTCATGATCTCCAAGAGAGTGAAGGATATGTGTATTCTTTCTAAAGTTGGATCGCAGAAGTCAGTTTTTGCAATGAACACACAGAAACCATGTGTGTAGTAGAGACTGAAGTCTGAGGAATGGATGAGGATAGGCACGGTTTTAAAAGGTTCCATGTGTTACAATTTGCACAAGCCTGTACTTAAACTCTCATATCGCAGTGCCCAAAATGTCTCACGGAAAAAAGTGTTTGCCCCTTTACCGTGTGGATTTTGTGCGCGTTGTGTGTTTTCGTGTACAGGGAGAATTCTTCTCTCTtagggaaagagagagattaTCACATGGGAGTTGTGACACTCAGAACTATGTAGACCGGGATTTTAACTCTGTTCTCAATGTCTGCTGTcaaatgcatttcaaaaagCCTTGTTGCTATTGATGCCTGAAAACTCATCCCTGATAATTTAAGTACACAGATGTAgagtgtttggtttttaaatcagCTACGAGTATTAGTAGATGAGCGTGCAGAGCCGTGTGGTGAAGTTaacaactggagtgctgcaaaTTACGCAGAGCAGAAGTGTGCAGCGTTCTTGACGTCTCTCTTGGACCGCAGCAGGAGAGTTTCTGGATTCGTTCTGAGCAGCTGAGATCTCTGAAGGAAGAGGGAGGTGAAGGTACAAGTCTCACCCAGGGGGAGGTGACACCCGCAGCTCTGCTCACATGCAGCTGTCACCTTGTCCTGTGGCCCTCGAGGTGACTGCTGCAACTGGCTGCAAATGCGGTTGTCCTCTGGTGGGTACGCGGGGGACACCAGGAGGGTGCACTTTGAACTCAGCGCTGGTCCAACACAGGACGCTGAAACAGTTGTGTTCATGTACAGAGCGTGGTTGTGGCTACTTATTGTTTAATTACATTTCCTGTGTAGTAGATTGATAGAATGATGTTATTTACCATTTATCTCTCAGAGTGCTGTAGATTCATTGGTGGTACAAGTTGCCACcttttcaaagttatttttttctaaaccatCAAGGCCTGTGTTGCAGGAACTGAAAATAGTGCATAGCAGTTGAAATGAGGACTTGCTTGGTGTTAACGTTGTCTGTGCGCAGCTGATACAGAATTAAGACTGTTTGCAAATCGTTTTATAAAACAGGATTAATAGCTGCCTCCCAGAAGTGCTGAGGTGAATGCGCTGCTTGCAAATTGCGCAAGGCTTTTGGCAGAAGGATTATAGAGTGATAATTTATGCATTTTATTCTCCagtgttttatcttttttgctGTGATTTCTGAGCTTTTTGGACCAACAACCCCATGTCTCGCCTCACCGCCTTACCATTGGGCTTTAAACTTAAAATTCTACAAAAGGCACAGAACTTAAAGTAAAATTCTCAGTTCTGTGGCTCTGCAGACCCCACTGGCTGCGGTTCAGGAGTAATCGTGGTACTGGGGTCTTGCAGCACTACAGCACTAGGAGATTAGATCTTCCTCTATATGTTCTTAAAGTTACATTTTCTGACAGTGTAACTTTCCAGTAGTTGTGTTTGATACAGTTGGTACAGAACAAACTTTTGCTATGTCCAGAATATTGTCAcccaagtctttttttttcttgcagctgGAATGTTAAAGAAATTCACCAGGCAGCCGACTATCTCAAAGTAGAAGAAGTGGTCACTAAATGCAAAATCAAGATGGAAGACTTTGCTTTTATAGCTAATCCCTCTTCTACAGAGACATCCAGTATCACTGGCAATGTTGAAGTGAATCAGCAGACTTGTCTGCTGACTCTCCGAGATTACAATAATCGGGAGAAAGcagatgctgcttctgcagagTTGGTTGAACCTCaggcaaagaaaacagctttagaAAAGAAATCTCCTCAAACCAAAAAGCGAAAGAAGAATTTCAGCTCCCCCAAAAGCATACAGAATAAATCCGGACAATATCAGAACGACGTGACCGAGAACGCATCCGTGGAAATGTTTTTAGATGCGAATAAGCTTGCCACGCAGATcacggaacaggctgcccagggcagtgataACTCCGAACTACAGCTGGCAGCTGTGGTGGAAAGCGAAACGTTGGCAGCTCAGGATCTTTTAGTTCAGACTATTGCAGCAAAACAGAAGCGGGGAAAGCCCCAGCAAAGCTGTGCGCTGAAGGAGCACTGTCTGTCCAGCATAGCCAGCGAAAAGAACACTTACCAGCTGGAGACTTCAAGTGAAGAGCTTGACCAGAAGTTCTCCAAAGCTAAGCCGGTGTGCAACACCTGTGGAAAAGTCTTTTCAGAAGCCAGCAGCCTCCGTCGACACATGAGAATACACAAAGGAGTGAAGCCGTACGTGTGCCAGCTTTGTGGGAAGGCATTTACCCAGTGCAACCAGCTGAAAACACATGTAAGAACTCACACAGGTAAGCCGCTGGCCTCGTCTCCGGGACTGCAGAGACCTGTGAGCGCAGCCTGTGAGCGCAGGACTGAAAAGGTCTTTGCATTCTGACTTCTTCCTCTAGAAATATTAGCTGCTGCTGGTATGCGTACGGGGATAGTACCTGTATCCGGGCAGCATTACAttgtttcagcatttttcagcaCAAAATCATAGTTTTTACTTTAAATAGCTGGAGTGGACTTTATTAGTCTGAGCATCTTGGTTTCTGGAAAGACTCAGAAGAGCTGGCTACCCTTTAACTCTGTTCAGTGATGGAATGCCAAAAACTATCGCCAGTAGAGCATGAAAAACTCACTGTACTTGATATCagaatttctgttgctttttttaaaaacttctaaCATATGTTTGACAACAAAAGTGGGAAAAAATGCAGCCTTTGAGTAGGTAATTTCTCCCATAAGGTCTTCAAAAAAAGGTAAGGGAGGTGGCTGAATTACTACAGCATTTGGGATTTTATTCCATAAAATGTGCAGCTGAAATGTGCAATGGTGTTATGATCTGTGCATTCAATAGCATAACGAAAAGTTTGTGTTGTATCAAGAGCTATTGGACAAAGCatcaaagaaaaatcagttatGAACACTGAAAAAGTTTGCGAGCAGCCGGTTGCTGGAGCCTGGGAAGAGATACAGGCGGAGCGCTGTGCTTGCTCGTCTTTTCGTGTGTTCTCTCTGGAGATGGAAGATTTGATACTGGGTTGTTTGGTTCTTCAGGCTGATCTGGTGTAGCTGTTCTGCTGTTGCCTTTGCTGCTGGACTTAGCCCAGCGAGCAGCAGAGGGACCTGGTTTAtgtagttttcttccttttgtgacTGGCTTTCAGGATTCTGAAGTAACAGTGAGAACAGattaaaaattgtttatttctgCACCTTTTCCCCTTTGGAAAACTCTGAGCAGAGGCCAGCGGTGGAGCTCTTTCCAGGATGCTGTGAAGATTGAAAGGGGTGAAGTAGGAGGTGCTGAGGTGCAGCTGCAGAGAGGGATTTGCTTTTTCACTAACCAAGGGAGAGGATTTCAAATATTGTCAGCCACTGATTAACCAAAGATTCATGTGCAAGATGGAGCTTGTGAGGAGCATTCAGGGACAGTTTGCTGCACTTTCAACTGTTGAGGGTGTTGCACGGGGAATTTTTGTGTGGGTAGGTAGGGAATTTCACGGTGCTGGTTGCTACatgtacttttatttttgatgGTTTTGTGTGCACAGTATACTGAAGAATTGTTGAGCTGCTGTCATCTAAGACTGCGGAGTTGCACAATGAGAGTGTTTCGATCACTAAGAAAACATGAATAGTCAGAGAAGTACCTGTAGCATCTACAGCAGGTGCTAACAAGAAATATGGGGGCACTAGGCTGTA
The sequence above is a segment of the Columba livia isolate bColLiv1 breed racing homer chromosome 9, bColLiv1.pat.W.v2, whole genome shotgun sequence genome. Coding sequences within it:
- the MYNN gene encoding myoneurin; this encodes MQCSHHCEHLLERLNKQREAGFLCDCTVVIGEFQFKAHRNVLASFSEYFGAFYRDASDNNVVLDQTQVKADGFQKLLEFIYTGNLNLDSWNVKEIHQAADYLKVEEVVTKCKIKMEDFAFIANPSSTETSSITGNVEVNQQTCLLTLRDYNNREKADAASAELVEPQAKKTALEKKSPQTKKRKKNFSSPKSIQNKSGQYQNDVTENASVEMFLDANKLATQITEQAAQGSDNSELQLAAVVESETLAAQDLLVQTIAAKQKRGKPQQSCALKEHCLSSIASEKNTYQLETSSEELDQKFSKAKPVCNTCGKVFSEASSLRRHMRIHKGVKPYVCQLCGKAFTQCNQLKTHVRTHTGEKPYKCELCDKGFAQKCQLVFHSRMHHGEEKPYKCDVCNLQFATSSNLKIHARKHSGEKPYVCDRCGQRFAQASTLTYHVRRHTGEKPYVCDSCGKAFAVSSSLITHSRKHTGEKPYICGICEKSFISSGELNKHFRSHTGERPFICEMCGNSYTDIKNLKKHKTKVHTGSETPPDCNALDNSFNEQESIQSQKSPLSESIDVKPSEMSLALPLPIGTEDHQMLLPMTGSQSPSSETLLRSAVTGYSEPQFIFLQQLY